The Entelurus aequoreus isolate RoL-2023_Sb linkage group LG08, RoL_Eaeq_v1.1, whole genome shotgun sequence genome segment AGCTGTCAACGTACCGCCTTtccggttcttcttctttgttgttAAATTGGCGTTTGGTGCAGTAGCGCCACCCTGGTCCAGTTTCAGTACTGCAACGCAATACTGCTAGGATTTAACTGCTCGTTAAATATCCGTGGTGGTAGCGCTGTTCTCGAAGAAAACATACCCTATACTTGGTTTGTTTTGGGCTGTAGGAATCATACACATCGCAAAAAGGATCAACGTATATTCAgaattcctcgagaggtaattaaaaagggaggaagagtgcaagattttacaaaacgacgagaaaagcatgcagctcacactgAGTTGCATGCGTTTGTAGTAATCACTTCAGTAAAGGttggtttgatatacttttaaagttttaaagttaaagtaccaatgattgtcacacacacactagatgtggcgaaattattatctggatttgacccatcacctttgatcaccccctggggggtgaggggagcagtgagcagcagcggtggccacgcccgggaatcatttttggtgatttaacccccaattccaacccctgatgccgagtgccaagcagggaggtcatgggtcccatttttatagtctttggtatgactcggccggggtttgaactctcaacctaccgatctcagggcggacactctaaccactaggccactgagtaggttaacatttcgttcccatttaagtattatcttgatatgaATTGTATTTCTTAAACTCATCTTTACTACGAGTGTTTCGGAAAGCatcaactcggcgagtctaaataaaagaaagcaaatgtgagcaaaacctaaaagagttcaacttctaccaaaggcagcaattacAAATGCACATACaccagttatattttgataaagacaggaAAAACACGCTCCTCGTAAACGGCACGTGCAGCACATGGCTTATTTAGACGCGGAGTTAAACCATGAAATGCAACTTTATCTGAGATaatacgatgcatatttatccgggagagtcttgataccaatttccttgacacaGCCACACATAAAGAAGTTGCAGACCTCCatccttttccaagttttcatctgttttgtcgtgtagaatgaagtctggagcacaatagtttgatatttctgtaatccttgatatcactcgacaaatctttttttgataaagtatgaaTATCTATTTCATTGCGTAGTTAacattttttgctcgtatctgctttttgcaggaagctttaagcctcttttgtactgcGATTGTTGgcacgctgcttgctgtacaacagccatcttagcttggttgaccaccactgttttcacttccgggaaaaaGTAATGTCGGAATActtttgatttgattgattgagacttttattagtagattgcacagtacagtacatattccgtacaattgaccactaaatggtaacacccgaataagtttttcaacttgtttaaatcggggtccacgtttatcaattcatggtatacaaGCAAATGCCTCAATTTTCCGTTATTAATCGGTTAAAAGATCTAAAAAACGAAACTAATTTATCCACAGAAAACCATGTCAATCCAATTCATCCATTCCAGACACCgtaaaatgtaaacacaaaacactttttatGAAATAAGTAATAGGTTTAGATGCCACAAACAATGAAAAATGTACATAAGCTACGAATTAATGGATAAATAGACATTTAACATCACTATTCAAGCCAGTAGGCGCCATATTAGTCTTGTTTGGCTGGCCCATACAGGTGTGTTGTGTTCAGCTCTCGTTGACTTTGATTGGACTATTACTGTATGCTACAACTTTATTTGGCTCTATTGGGGGTTCTTTTGCAGCCATACTCCAAAAAAGGCACATAGACTGAGTCACCACGTGTCTTCAGTCGTACTAAAAACTGAGATAGTGTGCGGAAACAGACATTTTTTACGTGACCGTTTTGGCCTATAACTGAGTCGTatctcgccatacagcaatagatgatatctgtctattacctgactgcttctatgttagctacctgtctttgtttataatgtctattttctgctggatctactctctattttatgctgcagctgttacatatactgtaatattgtacatggtaattgttatattgtatatataacaatataatatagtatatcagtatatatcatatactgtatatataatatgtaaatattacatatgttatatttatattgctactccggtacattttttgtctactttatacctgcattatcctctacatcctttgtaactgagctactgtgtggaacaatttcctttgtgaATCATTAaaatttgtctaagtctaagtataaaAAAACAAGACACAACGGTATCGCTTTAGAAGTAAACAGTTTGTTTCATTGcttattgttatttatatttcttcACAAAAATGTAGATATATTCTGCTTTTGGGTGAAATTGTAGAATGAAGAAAAAGTGTCAACGCAAGTCTCATGTTGCAGTAATTTTGGCACAACTTGTAATTCTCCAACAAGATGCACTTTATTTACTAAAAAGAAAGAGTAAAACATTATTAATAGGACAATGACGATTGTTTCCAACCTCAAACCTGCTCAAAAGTTTGTCCTAAAAGCTGAAATTAGAGAAAATTGAAGCGAAACGCCTCCTTTGATGCGGTAAACGCAAAGGAATTTTCTGACTCCTGACCCTCACTTTGCTGCCGGTTTTCCTCCTGTTTGCCTTCAGCTCTCCGATGGAAAACCGATTTTTTGGGCGACTCAGACTTTACTTTGAGTTTAGCGGATGCAAGTTctgaaaaatcaaaaaaaatcagACAAACATGTCAAGTGATGCCACACATTTTCACAAAGAACAGAATTACTCACCACTTTGGATAAGTTTGAACTGCTTGCTCTGTtcgtcttccattttcttcctgTAATCTCCCGCCGTGGCCCTCATCACTTGCCTCTTCTTGACCAGGGGAGCTTTGGAGCTGCGTAACGTCTTAAGGGCATGAGATGCATCCTCCCCTGCagggaaaataaacaaaaagggttgtgtaaataaatatgtgaCACAACAATGCAGAAAGGGAACTAACTCTGCTTCGTAGTAGCTTTCTGTGACTTCATTCCCAGTTGTAACTGCTCAACGCACCAGTCCAGCTGTCTTTTAAACTCTTCTTCAGCACTCTACAAAACAAATCAAGTCAACTCATTTTAACCCAGAaagattgaataaataaataaacactgacCATCTCTGTGTTTTTGCCTGCTTGACTCGCTTCAATTGCACTTGTCTCTGCTGTGGGTGCCTCTGCATTCACCGTGGACATTTTCTTTCcatgtttcttctttttctttgctTTTGATTGTGCAGGCTGTGCAAGCGGGGAGCTGCTATCCTCCGACACAGTGATGCAATTTTCATTCTTAGGGAATGAAGTCTCTGCTGCCACGTTATCTATAGTTGCATCATGGTGTGGGGAGTTCATTGTGATCTTCAGTCCTGTATTGGGCAATGGACTCTCTGATGATGCTTCTTGATGGGTCTCCAAGTCCTCAGGGAAAAAATCAAATCTGAAGTTATTGTTGCTGGGAGTCCAGAGGGGCTTGGCAGCTTCGTTGTTTGGCTTTTCTTCAATATCTGCGAGAAAACGCAAATCCAGTCATCAAAACACAAATACGTACGAATAAACACATGTGTTATTAAAAATAGCAATTCATGCAGTTACGTTTGTTGTCTTGTTTACCTCGGAACATCAGACCTTCCTCGCTCATACTGTATAGTTAGTCCGTAATAGTTAGTGGTTTCCTAACTCAAATAAAGCTCGGATATTACAATCGAATAAACTACTTTAAAATACACGTGTTTCCTTTGAAACCACTTATTTGTAAACATTTCAGATGCATGCCATTTAGATCCCACTGGTGCTACTCTATCAAACGTCCGCAATGAAGCATTTCCGGAAGACAAGTCTTCCGtctgaatattttttttcccaattaaTTTGATGAAACGTACTTTTTACACCTAAAATTATGAACACacgtacatatatttataaaaattaaattacagtggATTTGACATATACAATAATGTATTTTGTTCAGTGATGTTTACACTGAATTCGAGAAACGATGCCGATAAATTACAGCGATAACGTGTTTTAAACGAGGTGCTACGTGAGGtcgaataaataaattattattgaCCGCAAAAAATGTTATTCATTCAACGTCATAGTTATTTTGTCATACACTGAAAATGACGCTTCCAATGATCTCGTACCCTCTTTCGTATTTGGGCCCAATTTCAAACAACTAAGCAAGCAAGTTGTTCATTCTTTGCCAGCTGGTTAGTTTATCGCAATTGACTACTTTTCAAACAATAATTGTCTGGAAGAGAAAACGTAACAGTTGTTCAAAGAAAAAGTTGTTCAAAGAACATGAAAACGTCATAGCTCCTATCCTCGTAATGGCCGCCATTAGCAACCATCTCGTCACGTCTCAATCGTACTTTATTCCACCGTCTTTTGAAAATACCCTCATATACATAAAATGTGTTATCTACATGTTTTGTTGTcagtaatttttttaaacacactaaCAGAGTATAGGGACACAAGCGCCCCATAAAACACATAACGTTGGCCATAAATATTTTATAAAGAAAGATAATAGACATGAAATGAAAGGAAACGCCTCGTCAAGGTCGTCATTTCTCGCCTCCAATCACATTTGGGCAAAGGTGGCAGTTGCACCAATCACGACAGCTCAAAGGCGGGACGACACGCGCTGCACTCAGGCTATAAATACACTCTCTTGGCCGCATTCTTCACTATTTGTACACATCCTCGCCAGAAGACACACTTCTTCtcaagcaaacaatctaaaaGGTAACGTTTGAACAACATTTTCGTACTATTGATTGTGTATTTTAAGTATAACGTGTTTAATTAACGGCTTTACATTTGTGTAAGTTTTGATTGTATGTCGTGAATGTGTGTATTGTCAACAATGCGCGCCATAGCATGGAGGCTAAAGCTAGCTACGCTTATTAAGAACAACCCGTGCTGTAActgaaaataagtaaataatccaCAGCTATTTTTATTTAGTTGAAGGTTTAATATTCGAAACATGTGACCTGAGTTAGTTTGGAGACTCAATTAGAATTTTAAGCGTTGAATGTATTTCGCGCGGTAGCTTCATGGCGCCATTTTCCAACGGCTCCAACTCGCTTTAAAGTCAGACGCTGAAGCTAACGACGGCTCAAAGAAAGACGTGTGTGTCGATTGTTGTTTAATGGTGGCGGCGCCTAACTGTCAGCTTTCTGCTACACGACCATTAACTAGCCAGCATATAACCCGACGCACCTAATCCCTTTTAATTTAACCTTAATTATTTTACATCCACATGCAATGCTAATGTAAGCGTTACCATTTTAATGCGGTTTATGTTTTAAGGACTAATGCTTTGGCGGGTATTTTGAGCGAGCGAAAACAAAGATGGCACCCGCGCCAAAAAATATTTCAGCTTTCCCGCTTGAATCATTCTCTTCTAAAAtgagtttactttttttttaatagactAACACGTGAATAATGGCCCGTACTAAGCAGACCGCTCGTAAATCCACCGGAGGAAAGGCGCCCAGGAAGCAGCTGGCCACAAAGGCGGCCCGAAAAAGCGCGCCATCCACTGGGGGAGTGAAGAAGCCCCACAGATACAGGTATGCAGTCTTGGAAATATAACTTAGATTTTCATATTGTGTTAATGACTAGGTGATATTTATTTCTCACATTGTGTTAATGCTGTATAGTTGTTAATGTTAAGCTGTATAaccactcgccatacagcaatagattatGTCAGCCTATtgcctgacatgttagctacttctttgtttttaatgtctattttctgctagatctactctctattttatgctgctgctgctgtcacacatactgtaatattgtacatggtcattggtatatgtTATAGACCAGggctcaccaacctttttgaaagcaagagcttaaataaattgccagaaatagccaatttgctcaatttacttttaactctgttattattaataattaatgatatttacacttaattgaatggttcaaaagaggagaaaacacgaaaaaaaatgacaattaaattttgaaccatagtttatcttcaattttgactctttaaaattcaaaattcaaccaaaaaaaaagaagagaaactagctaatttgagtcttttggaaaaaattttttaaaaagaatttatggaacattattagtcatttttcctgattaagattagttttagaatttggatgacatgttttaaataggttaaaatccaatctacactttgttagaatatataacaaattggaccaagctatatttctaacaaagacaaacattatttcttctagattttccagaacaaaaattttaaaagaaattcaaaatactttgaaataagatttaaatttgattctacaaattttctagatttgccggaataatttttttgaattttaaccataataagtttgaagagatatttcacaaatattcttcgtcgaaaaaacagaagctaaaatgaagaattcaattaaaatgtatttattattctttacaataaaaaaaataaatttacttgaacattgatttaaattgtcaggaaagaagaggaaggaatttaaaaggtaaaaaggtatatcatttttaaggttgtatttttttctctaaaattgtctttctgaaagttataagaagcaaagtaaaaaaattaatgaatttatttaaacaagtgaagactgagtctttaaaatattttcttggattttcaaattttatttgagttttgtctctcttagaattaaaaatgtcgggcaaagcgagaccagcttgctagtaaataaataacatttaaaaaatagaggcagctcactggtaagtgctgctatttgagctatatttagaacaggccagcgggctactcatctggtccttacgggctacctggtgcccgcgggcaccgcgttggtgacccctgttatagacatataatatatctgtgtatatatattctgtacacatgtatatattcatatttatgttagattttttttatcgctatattagtctatttatacctgcattgtcctttccatcattgtaactgagctactgtgttgaacaatttcccttgtggatcattaaagtttgtctaagtctaatgacAAGGTGATATTTTGTTTTAGGCCGGGTACTGTTGCCCTGCGTGAGATCCGTCGCTACCAGAAGTCCACTGAGCTGCTCATCAGGAAGCTTCCATTCCAGCGTCTTGTCAGGGAAATCGCTCAGGATTTCAAGACGGATCTGCGATTCCAGAGCGCAGCCATCGGTGCCCTGCaggtttgtttggtttttttttagttcACTTATCAAATGTTTCCAGTTGTGTAACTTTTTTCAACTTAATTTTTATAACAGGAGGCCAGTGAGGCGTACCTGGTTGGCCTGTTTGAGGATACAAACCTGTGCGCCATCCACGCCAAGAGGGTAACCATCATGCCCAAGGACATCCAACTGGCCAGGCGAATCAGAGGGGAGCGCGCTTAAAGCTTTTTGGCTTTTCTTTTTTATTGTGTAGGGGGTCGGTTGGGGTAAGATGAACTGACTGGTTTTGTTTTGTAAATTGTGCATCATTATCCGCATGTGTAGTtcagttggttttttttactttcacttcaCTGTTCACTTTTCTTCGCTTCATCTATAGACTCTTACCTGCCTTTCTCAGGGCTAGTAATTCATCCTGTTCTGTGTGCATGCCATGGGAGCCCTTTCTTGTAAATAAAATTTCCACTACCTCATTGTGTTCCATTTTATTAAACTCTGAACTGTTTGCATTACAAAAACATATCAAGTAATCTGTAGATGTTACATTGCAAAAAAAACTTAAACGGAAAACATGGGTTtgcaagccctttgagacatttgtgattaaaggctatataaataaacagataATTGAGTCAAGACTATTGACAACCCATTTAGTCAAGGCAAAAGCTTTAAACACAGATATATAACTTTACTTCTCATCTTCATCCGGGAGCAATCCAGGTAAATTCTGGTAAAGTTCCTGCTCCAGCTGTTCATCAATGTTCACCTCCCTTCTCAAGACACACCACAATAGGAAGCCCACCACAGCGGCACTGAGGGGAAGGACTTTCCACCATGGCCGCTCACAGTGATCCCCCATAGAGCGGCTGACATTCCAAGTCCTGTGACTGGCCTTGCTGGTGGAGAACCTAATGGGCTCATTATTCACCTCCTGGTCGTCTTTGGGTTTATCCGGCTTGGCCATCATGTGATGGCTCACAGACAGCATGCGCATGCTCATCTGACTGTTGATCAAACCATATTGATTAGAATTAGGTAAGTTGATATACAGCATTCAAGACAGTAGCAGAGTTGAAAAGGTATagacaaaacaatttaaaaaaataaagcctAATTATTGTATATTGtgtaatttaaaatatattttaatcgaaaaaatacaacattaaatatatacatgttttatcAAAACATTTTTAGAAAATTCTGTTTGGTGGAGGGCTAATatcacttaaataagactttacATGATGTTTTAAATTGAttaaaacttgtattagtagattgcacaatacagtacatattccgtacaattgaccactaaatggtaacacccaaataagtttttcaacttgtataggtcggggtccacgttaatcaattctttACGTGTGTTATCGCTTATGTTATGTATCCATCTTTACGTTGCAGTAAAAAGATAAAGAGAAAGCTCAAGGGCTCCAACAATACTCACCTCATGGTAGCAGCTGTGTTACGAATAAACGTTGACGTCCCACGACGGAAAACGTGCACCATTGCAGCATACATGGTCAACTATTTGTCATTTTAGGACGAAGAGGACAGTGAAAGCGAAGGTTTGCTTGCCACTTACCGAACACAGGTCATGTAATGCAGAGCTGTGCAACTCTGAACTGCTTCCGATACAACGCGTTTCCTTACAAATGGTTCCACGAAACCTGTTATCTTACCATCagggtttttgttttgctttttttgagTGCAGTGTGTCCATGTTACATACTCTGAACACTCATTAAGTGTTTTAAGGTAAatactgtttatttttatttctttcatACGAGAAGTGTAGTGTACCGTCATCAGCCACCCGATTGTTACACTCAACACGCTCCAAATGGTGTCAAAGTGTCTTACCAGAAGCGCATAAATAACGTATTTTGAGGGATATTGTCCAATATAACGTTGCTCATGACCGTCTGCCATGTAGTATGGCTCATTTGTAATGTCCTCTGCCTTCAAATAAACTAAGCACTGTTGGGGAAAACAGCCTCAACTGGCAGAACAGCGTCTCCAACTGGCTGTAAAGAGTAACGTCAGACAATGCATTTTGGAATTAGTGATCATACACTTTTAGagagttttgagtttgagtttatttcgaacatgcaagcatacaacatggcaTACAACAACCGGCTCAGTGGacttgtggttggagtgtccgtcctgagatcggcaggttgtgagttcaaaccccggccgagtcataccaaagactacaaaaaaatgggacccattacctccctgaatggcactcagcatcaagggttggaattgggggttaaatcaccaaatgattcccgagcggggcccacgctgctgctcactgctcccctcacctccaagggggtgaacaaggggatgggtcaaatgcagaggtacctagtgtgtgtgtgacaatcattggtactttaacttaactttaacatcacaatttccagttcctctattcaacatgttcgaaaaggaagaagcagagcttatttaattgaaattacaaatACTGTTTCTAAAATGTGACTGGTATTTTTTTAAGTGTGCATAACAATTGTTTCCCACAACAATATAGGTAAAGTGCATACATTTCTACTGTACATTGTATCCTTTTTATATAATACCACAGCAACACATTTTCACAAACGGTGGCATTTATTGCCCAACATGGGCCACAACTTGCAATGTAAAACATTTATAGAAATATATCAAATGTACATATGAAATTGAAAACCTAATACATTATGAACATCAACAACAATTTACCTAAATCTTCTtaaccatccatcaatccatcttcttccgcttatccgaggtcgggtcgcgggggcagcagcctaagcagggaagcccagacttccctctccccagccacttcatccagctcgtACCGGGGAATCCCTAGGCGTTCCCAggacagccgggagacatagtcttcccaacgtgtcctgggtcggacttgccctaaacacctccccacaGAGGCGTTCGGGGGGGCATCCTGAGaggatgcccaaaccacctcatctggcttctctcgatgtggaggagcagcggctttacttcgagctactcccggatggcagagcttctcacaatatctctaagggagagccccatcaCCCagtttggccgcttgtacccgtgatctttcggtcataacccaaagttcataaccataggtgaagatgggaacgtagatcgactggtaattTAAGAgcgttgccttccggctcagttccTCCTTCCACAACGGACCGACAGAGCGTCCGTattactgaatacgccgcaccaatccgcctgtcgatatcacgatccactctaacctcactcctgaacaagactACGGGGTACTTgaaactcctccacatggggcagtgTCCCCtcctcaacccggagatggcactccacccttttccaggcgagaaccatggactcggacttggagatgctgatctTCTTAACCAGTCGTTCTTTTTTTTTCAagggcgccgctgtagtggctgcgaGTGGCAGGAGGTCTGCGCTCTAGTGTCATCCTCttgtgttcctggtgtttccctcttgtttccatgtggtttttgttttatttgcctTTTGGTTTTGGACCCTTTAAGGCTGTGCGACAAGGAGTGGGACTTTCGTGAGTTACGCGGCACTTTTTTAtgggcttctggatctgcctcccgggagccttttggccgtggGGATCAGCCGCTATAgtctctgccacaccggagtccgtttggagagactggaggagatgagatgcggatgaagagacagggctgcggagatGGCGCTGGGCGCCGGGACGGACGGGTttcacggtgtcttggctgaatgagcatgtatcggacgctgcggtctccttggacgcatcctcgctcatccatgcggactggacactggccgagagttggtgggcggccgaggctgGAGTcgtctctcttggttgctttgttgggtctgctcctgtctctggccatgctcctccCACACAGCAGAGCtaccacagtgtatatgggtgttgaaatgatgtttttgtttggttgcttgtctatgcatggtgcaatcgtgtgtgcgcaGTGTGTATTATTGGTTGATTatcttttgttttacttttgtggctgtgtgtagaagtggcactgctggagtggcagctggtcgcatcagctctgctcttttaacccttgtgtaatgttcatattgttgttactcagccagcgtttgtgggtctgatggacccgttgcattttgtggcttttaatgcctcacaatcaaacacttttatgttaaaatacttaacagatgtttattgggataaggtaaacatctgttcagtattttaacgctggctgagtaacaacaatttgaacgttgcacggaaaatttctctgccagtttctgcatcccacagggattcttcttttgtgtttctgcacctgcggttcccatataaggttgcaacattgtttgtcaacactgtctgctctcattttctcgcacatttgaccctctgatgttctgtgtacctacactctgtcctcctcctgtctaggcctgctgtgtgtgtgtgggtgtggtactgtaggggggtgtatggtgtgtgtggtcattaaatatgtattctaatACATGTTCTTTACAGAAAATGagtcaaagtcagtgagtctcagtttgaaaaattaattgtataatttttcttttaataaaaaatgaaaacgggtcccacagacctgaaCACCATACTAgggttaatgtctttaatgtcctttgtgttctttgatgtttccctcttacacacacatttgtgtgctATGGGCTATGAGTTTTTCCCCCCCTTGGACCCCctttccaggggcccaggctttggactgaatttttttttctcccctcaCAGTCCGTAACAGGGTCTATGGCTGGTGAGATAGTTTTGTACTGATACTATGTGCAGTTCATAACTCCTACCGAAGGGTACTGTTGTAGatacatgtgtgtataaataaagAACAAAACTCTGCTAAAATGGAATCCTGTCAGTGCAGTCAATACACTTTTTTAGTCAGGTTAGCATGGATATGATTCATAACCatgaatatataaaaaaaaaaaacattttataaaccGTAAACTGAACAATGTTTGCATCTGGCCACGTCACAGCAAGGGGCTCAGGGTGATGACGTAGTAGAAGTGATAAAGTCTTACCTGAGCCTTCTGTTTTGAGGGGTCTTGTGATATTATTCTGATTTTATTCGTGCAAAATACTCTATACTGTTATATATGTATTGGTgtgtataataataacaactttgGGTAATAAGGGTCTAGGAACCTTTTACTCAATGTGTTGCATTTGAGTTctttaataataacaaaatactGTCTCAACACTTAAAAGCGTGTTGTTTTTGTGAGTGTTCCAGTCAACAAGAAGTAAAACCAGAATGATTGAATAGTAATATACTCTTAGCAAATGTAAATGTGTATAAATGTTTCATCGCCAAATACTTTGCATGGATCTCAAGGACGGAATACATTCTAGACCTCTGATTTGTTATTTTCGGTGAATTTCATATTCATACATCCAGTGTATTAGCATGCAAACCAAATATGTTGTTGCTTTTTtctgaattaaaaacaaaaacacaactcaCTAATAATGAAAACAAAAAGGCCATGAAAACATCCCACgttctaaaaataaatataaaaaagatcaccatcaaaacaaatttaaatatatTACCTGATACTTATTTTTTATCTAGTGTTATCCCTCGCAcatggtatatttattttattttttctttcttttttttgttattgtcgttTCTTTTTCCTTTATATTTGTGTAAAAAGTTTTTGTTACTGTAGAAAATACCTGATTGTCCTTATTTTAATTGTTGAATGTCTGTACTACGGTGGTAT includes the following:
- the lg08h8orf33 gene encoding UPF0488 protein C8orf33 homolog isoform X1 codes for the protein MSEEGLMFRGKQDNKHIEEKPNNEAAKPLWTPSNNNFRFDFFPEDLETHQEASSESPLPNTGLKITMNSPHHDATIDNVAAETSFPKNENCITVSEDSSSPLAQPAQSKAKKKKKHGKKMSTVNAEAPTAETSAIEASQAGKNTEMSAEEEFKRQLDWCVEQLQLGMKSQKATTKQREDASHALKTLRSSKAPLVKKRQVMRATAGDYRKKMEDEQSKQFKLIQSELASAKLKVKSESPKKSVFHRRAEGKQEENRQQSEGQESENSFAFTASKEAFRFNFL
- the lg08h8orf33 gene encoding UPF0488 protein C8orf33 homolog isoform X2, with product MSEEGLMFRDIEEKPNNEAAKPLWTPSNNNFRFDFFPEDLETHQEASSESPLPNTGLKITMNSPHHDATIDNVAAETSFPKNENCITVSEDSSSPLAQPAQSKAKKKKKHGKKMSTVNAEAPTAETSAIEASQAGKNTEMSAEEEFKRQLDWCVEQLQLGMKSQKATTKQREDASHALKTLRSSKAPLVKKRQVMRATAGDYRKKMEDEQSKQFKLIQSELASAKLKVKSESPKKSVFHRRAEGKQEENRQQSEGQESENSFAFTASKEAFRFNFL
- the h3f3d gene encoding H3 histone, family 3D, whose protein sequence is MARTKQTARKSTGGKAPRKQLATKAARKSAPSTGGVKKPHRYRPGTVALREIRRYQKSTELLIRKLPFQRLVREIAQDFKTDLRFQSAAIGALQEASEAYLVGLFEDTNLCAIHAKRVTIMPKDIQLARRIRGERA
- the LOC133655617 gene encoding ubiquinol-cytochrome-c reductase complex assembly factor 4 — translated: MYAAMVHVFRRGTSTFIRNTAATMSQMSMRMLSVSHHMMAKPDKPKDDQEVNNEPIRFSTSKASHRTWNVSRSMGDHCERPWWKVLPLSAAVVGFLLWCVLRREVNIDEQLEQELYQNLPGLLPDEDEK